In Sporocytophaga myxococcoides, the genomic window ATAATAGCAAGTCTTTGTGGTAACAGAGGAAGGTTTAATGTTTTGTTTTGATCGTATATCCCTTCGGTCTGAAGCTTTTGTATGGTTTCTTTCTTTTCTCTTTCAAGATCTCCGAGCGTATAATGTGGATCAATCTCAAGGATGTTAAGCGCTAATCCATACCCAGGATCAAAACAGATTTTTGCAAGGAATAAAATTTTGATACCGTCTTTTAATGGCTCTTTAAGAATTTTAAGGAACTTATCATTTGCGTTTAAGTAATCCGTTTTCCATAGAATGGATTTTAACTGGGCTATAACTTTTCCATCCTGCTTTTCAACCAGCTCGGGATAGCAGTGGCCCGAGTGCTTGTAATGATTCAGCTTATTCATTTCTGCCATTACCCAGAAAGCATTTTTATACCTTTCAGAAAGGGTCTTTTGTATGCTCTTGGTTACTTCGAGCAATGAAAATACATTCTTGTCATGGATCTGCTTAGGCATTTGCTGTTGAAAGGTTGAATGCAAAAGGTTAACGGCTTAAGGCAAATTATTGAATTAAAATATAAGATTCAAATGGAGTGTAAAAAATAAGTTGCGGGGTTGAGCTGTGGAGTCTATAAGGCGGAAATAGCTGGTTTAGCTGTCTACCTATGGATATGGAGACGCGAATTATCATTATTATTGTTGGAGTACCTAAGTTTGATCTGCAGCAATTTTAAGACTTAATGATTTTAGTCCATTTATCGAAAAAATATTCTTACTAAGATTTGAAGTTTTTTGGTAATGGTAAGAGAGAAGTTTAATCTATGTGGAGTATATAGGAAATGTTGTGCATCATTTTAAACTGCGTATTGCCTTAGTTGGGAGGTTTTGATTGAATGAAATAACTTAGATTTAAACGCAAATAGAAGTTAAATTAACAAAATGGCAAAATAAGAAGATTAAAACCTATTTATTTTTACTATTTTTGTTAAAATAAAAGTTTTTATGAACAGTTCAAGTCTTATTCCGACAGAGAAAATAGTCGAACGGTTACGATATGAAAATCCATGGTGGATAAATAAGGAAATACCGGAGACTTATAGCTCTATGTCCAGACGTCTGTATTTTAAATTGTTCTATCCATATGTAACAGAACAAAATATACGAAGAGCTTTAGTACTTATGGGACCTAGACGTGTAGGAAAAACGGTTATGCTGTTCCATAGTATACAGCAGTTAATAACTGAAAAGGTAGATCCACAGAAGATTTTCTTTGTTGGTATAGACAATCCAATTTATGTTCATCTTAGCTTAGAAGACATTTTAAGTCTTTGTAAACAGTCGCTCAATCAAAAAAACTTAAACGGTTGTTATGTGTTTTTTGATGAGATACAATACCTTAAAGATTGGGAACGGCATCTCAAAGTGTTGGTAGATTCATTTCCTGAAACAAAATTCATTGTATCGGGTTCAGCTGCGGCTGCCTTAAAATGGCATAGTACGGAAAGTGGAGCAGGCAGGTTTACCGATTTTATGTTACCTCCTTTAACCTTTCAAGAATATATTCATCTCAGAAGTATGAACCATTTAATTTATGATGGAACAATCTTATATGGAGAAACAGAAAGAGCATATTGTCTTACACATGATATAAAAGCACTGAACAAAGAGTTTGTGGATTATTTAAATTTTGGAGGTTATCCTGAGGTCGTTTTATCTGAGAAGATACAAAGTGATATGGGAAGATATGTAAAAAATGACATCGTAGACAAAGTTCTATTACGTGATTTACCTAGTTTATATGGAATAAAAGATGTTCAGGAGTTAAACCGTTTTTTTACATACATTGCCTATAACACGGGTAACGAATTTTCCTACGAAACAATGAGCAGAGAAAGTGGGATACAAAAAGATACACTGAAAAAATATTTAGAATATTTAGAAGCAGCATTTCTCATAAAAGTATTAAACAAGGTTGATGTAAATGCCAAGCGCCTAAAAAGAGTAACAAGTTTTAAAGTCTATTTAACTAATCCATCTTTACGTACAGCTTTATTCTCTCCCATTTCTGTAATGGACAGTGAAATGGGAAATTTAGTAGAAACAGCTGTACTATCACAATGGATGCACCGTGAGAAGCTAGATTTAACCTATGCGAGATGGAAAGATGGTAGAAATGAAGGAGAGGTAGATTTAGTTTTGGTTGATGATAAAAAATATAAACCTTTATGGGGGGTAGAAATAAAATGGAGCAATCGCTACTATGAAAAACCCCAAGAACTAAAAAGTTTAGTTCAATTTTGTAAAGCTAATTCGCTTGAAAAGGC contains:
- a CDS encoding ATP-binding protein; the encoded protein is MNSSSLIPTEKIVERLRYENPWWINKEIPETYSSMSRRLYFKLFYPYVTEQNIRRALVLMGPRRVGKTVMLFHSIQQLITEKVDPQKIFFVGIDNPIYVHLSLEDILSLCKQSLNQKNLNGCYVFFDEIQYLKDWERHLKVLVDSFPETKFIVSGSAAAALKWHSTESGAGRFTDFMLPPLTFQEYIHLRSMNHLIYDGTILYGETERAYCLTHDIKALNKEFVDYLNFGGYPEVVLSEKIQSDMGRYVKNDIVDKVLLRDLPSLYGIKDVQELNRFFTYIAYNTGNEFSYETMSRESGIQKDTLKKYLEYLEAAFLIKVLNKVDVNAKRLKRVTSFKVYLTNPSLRTALFSPISVMDSEMGNLVETAVLSQWMHREKLDLTYARWKDGRNEGEVDLVLVDDKKYKPLWGVEIKWSNRYYEKPQELKSLVQFCKANSLEKALVTSIDQIGVKTVDKLSFSFLPASIYSYNIGDITLKMKNIN